A window from Gasterosteus aculeatus chromosome 14, fGasAcu3.hap1.1, whole genome shotgun sequence encodes these proteins:
- the ppp1r3c2a gene encoding protein phosphatase 1 regulatory subunit 3B, with protein MTCARVLHAFGNHRQPAMTPVDLAVCLSLSQRRPLHGLMPPLKPAPRHRQPTVLQPHRLYSSSPSYSSSPPSSSVVITEPRSCFRRDGGGGPSKKRVVFADAKGLALTVVRLFIPEASCFASTLARRPSFPKLQSQLLTSDKLQRHRLRLDFPQPTIASQSSLARQRYPCVQLESCNVSEHSLSGKVRVNHISIDKAVHVRVTFDSWRSHHNIHCKLLQQQRFGGSNEDLFAFDLSLPKNIDPAERVEFCVVFTPGNGTTPQWDDNRGQNYRLFVETCGSNGFQGDAYHCQPTLSQYRSPLWPLHVSPSFRGLH; from the exons ATGACTTGTGCAAG AGTCCTCCATGCCTTTGGGAATCACCGCCAGCCGGCCATGACGCCTGTTGACCTCGCTGTGTGCCTGAGCCTCAGCCAACGTCGACCCCTCCACGGGCTGATGCCGCCTTTGAAGCCTGCACCGCGTCACCGTCAGCCGACCGTCCTCCAACCCCACCGCCTCTACTCCTCTTCGCCCAGCTACTCGTCCTCACCGCCGTCCTCCTCCGTCGTGATCACAGAGCCCCGGAGCTGCTTCCGCAGGGACGGCGGCGGTGGTCCAAGCAAGAAGCGCGTGGTCTTTGCTGACGCCAAGGGATTGGCACTAACTGTTGTGCGCCTGTTTATCCCTGAGGCGTCTTGCTTTGCCTCTACGCTGGCGAGGAGACCCTCCTTTCCCAAACTGCAAAGCCAACTGTTGacctcagacaaactgcagCGCCACAGGCTGCGGCTGGATTTCCCCCAGCCGACGATCGCCTCCCAATCCTCTCTTGCACGCCAGCGATACCCGTGCGTGCAGTTGGAGAGCTGCAACGTTTCGGAGCACTCCTTGAGCGGCAAAGTGCGCGTCAACCATATCAGCATTGACAAGGCTGTGCATGTGAGGGTCACCTTTGACTCCTGGCGGAGCCACCACAACATTCACTGcaagctcctgcagcagcagcgcttcGGGGGTTCCAACGAGGACCTTTTTGCCTTCGATTTGAGCTTGCCAAAGAACATCGATCCAGCAGAGCGGGTGGAGTTCTGTGTGGTCTTCACGCCTGGAAACGGCACGACACCACAATGGGACGACAACAGGGGGCAGAATTACCGGCTATTTGTGGAAACCTGCGGATCAAATGGTTTCCAAGGCGATGCCTACCACTGTCAACCCACACTGTCACAATATCGGTCACCACTGTGGCCTTTGCACGTGTCCCCCTCCTTTAGAGGACTTCATTAA